Sequence from the Terriglobales bacterium genome:
GCAGGACGGCTGCCGCTCGTACCGGGTGAATGACACCGCCCTGGTCGAGCAAGTTCAAGCCGACTACGCGGCCATCTTCCACCAGCAAGTCGGTTGCGAATTCGAACTCACAGATGGAGATGTTCTTCAGCGATTTCGCTTTGAAATAGAGTGCGCGTCCGATTTCCTGGCCGGTCGAGTCGCCATGGGCGTGGAGGATACGATCACGGCTGTGAGCGCCTTCGCGGGTAAATGCCAGCTTTGTGCCATTGCGGTCGAACTGGGTGCCCCAGGCAATGAGTTCCTCGATGCGCTCCGGGCCTTCTTCGACGAGAACGTGAGCGGCGTCAGGATTCACGATGCCGTCGCCGGCGTTGAGCGTGTCCTGGAAGTGCAGGGAGATTTCGTCTTCATCGCTGAGGGCAGCAGCAATTCCACCCTGCGCGTACTGGGTAGCGGATTCCGTGTACTCGAGTTTCGCGAGTACCAAAACGCGGCCCGCCGACGCGAGTTCGATGGCCGCACGAAGGCCGGCTATACCGGCGCCGACCACAACGAAATCTGTTTCAGCTGGAACGCTCTTCATGTCTGCGGAAATGTTAACACCGCGCCCTAAGTTATTATTGATTGAGTGCAACGGGTTGATATCAATATACCTGCGCATCCCTACAGCGCAGTCATCGAAAATGGCCTGGTAAACCGGGCGGGCGTGTTCCTGAACGAATTGTTTCAGGGGCGGCGTCGCCTATACGTGGTTACCACAACGCCAATCCGCAAGATCTGGGGCGAAGCGCTGGCCGAGGCGCTGAAAGAATTCGACACTGTTTTCTTCGAGATCCCGGATGGCGAGAAGTACAAGACTCTCAAGACCGTCGAGGACCTTATCCGAAATCTGGTCAAGCGCGGTGCCGATCGGAAGTCGGTGGTCGTCGCGTTTGGGGGTGGCGTAGTCGGCGACGTGGCGGGTTTTGCTGCTTCCCTCTACATGCGCGGAATTGAGGTCGTACAGGTTCCTACGACACTTCTGGCGCAAGTTGACGCTTCGGTCGGCGGAAAGACGGGTGTGGATCTGGCGGAAGGGAAGAACCTGGTCGGAACATTCCATCATCCGCGAGCGGTACTGATTGATCCCGCAGTGCTGGGTACGCTGCCTGATCGCGAATTTCGTGCCGGCCTTTACGAAGTCATGAAGTGCGGACTCATTCGGCGTCCGGAGATTTTCGAGTACATGGAGCAAAATCGCGAGAAGGTGCTTCAACGCGATGCCACTGCACTGGAGTGGTTGATCAGTTCTGCGGTGCAGGTGAAGGCGGAGGTGGTGTCGGCCGATGAGCGCGAGGGCGATTTGCGCCGGATCCTGAACTTCGGACACACCATCGGACACGCACTCGAAGCCGAAACTCGTTATCGGCAGTTCCTGCACGGAGAGGCCGTAGCGTGGGGCATGGTCGCCGCTTCGATGATCGCGACCGCGGTCCAGAAGACTGAACCGGAAACTGCCCGCCGGATTATCTCGACGGTGCTGGCTTACGCTCCGCTGCCCAAGGTGGAATCGCGCGGTAAGCAGGTGATCAAGCGACTTGCAAGCGACAAGAAGACCATCGACGGCAAAGTGCATTTCATTTTGCCAACCGAAATCGGGAAAGTGGAGATTGTGAACGAAGTCCCGGAGCGTGCCGTGATCCAGGCAGTAGAAGAACTGAGGTACTTGTCGCAGACTGCCTGATGGAGACGGAAATCAAAACGGATCAAAAGCCGAAAGTGATCGGAGCATCGCCGACCGGTGCCAACGATCGCGAGTCGGCTTCCCGTGCCGTGCGCGAGATGTTCACGTCGATCGCACACCGCTACGACCTGCTGAATCACGTCCTCTCGTTGAACACCGATCGCTACTGGTGGTGGCGGGCGTCAAGAACATTTCGTCAGATACTTGTCCGGAGCGACTCACGCATCCTGGATCTGTGCTGCGGAACCGGCGACATGACGTTTGCTTTGTCGCGTCGTTCCGGCGGGCGCGCTGCTGAGATCATCGGCGCGGACTTCTCTCATGCGATGCTGCAACGTGCGGTGGTGAAGTCCCAAGGGACAAAGCTTCGGTGGGTGGAGGCTGATGCTTTGCAGTTGCCCCTGCCGGGTGATCACTTCGACCTGGTGACGTCTGCCTTCGGGTTTCGCAATTTGGCCGACTACAACGCAGGCCTGTGCGAGATCTATCGCGTGCTGCGGAACAATGGCGAGATAGGCATCCTCGATTTCGGAGAGCCGAGGGGTCTGCTCGGGAAACTCTACCGATTCTATTTCCGTTCGGTGTTGCCCAAGATCGGCACTCTCATCTCCGGTGTACGCGGCCCCTATGCGTATCTTCCTGCGTCGGTAGCGCGTTTCCCCGCGCCGGAAGAAATGCTCGAGCGCATGCGGCAGGCAGGCTTCCGAGATGTTTCGTGGACGCCTTACACGTTTGGGATTGCGGGCCTTTATCGCGGCAGGAAATAATCAGCGTACAACTGCCGCCTGAACCTCTTCGACGGGACGGAAGCTATCCAATAGCGCCTCGCCGATGGTGTACTGAATGACCCGATCATAATCGCCACCCAGGAACTTTTGCAGACGAGTAGTGTCCATCGTGTAGGAGCCGATCATGTAAGGCAATGACTCGGGAGGAATCCCGGATATGCCGAATCTCCAGCCCAACCTCAGAATCAGCCACATGATCCAGCGCCCAGGAACTTCGATGATCCGTGCATCTGCCAACTGAGCTGCTTCCTGCAGATTCACGGGTGAGCCTTTCCCCGCGACATTCAGGACGACGAGTTCGTTCTTGCCCGACACGGGTTTCCTCAGAATGTAGTTGAGCAGCCGCGCCATGTCGTCTACATGCAGAAATTGGAAACGGCTCTGACGATATTTCTTTCCGGGAATAATCAGCGGGAGTCGCTTACCTTTTTTTCGAAGCTTCTCAGCGAACTTTCCTTTCCCTGTGGGGGTGCCTCGAAGGACTCCGATCAGGTAGTTCTGCATCGTCGCACCCGCGAAGATGTGCGGACGAAGAACATACGTCGTGCAATTGCCCATGCTTTCAGCGCGATATCGGACAACATCGTCGGCTTCCTGCTTATGGATGGCGTAGGGCAAGGTGTGGGCGCCGAGAGGGTAGTCTTCCTTTACTAGGTAGGGAGTCTCAGGACCATATGCAGATACGCTACTCGGAAAAATGAAGGTATCGACATTCGTGTTATGGCGGTTAACCTCTGTGATGGCCTCCATGACCCGGGCCGTTCCAGCAACGTTGATCTGCCACATCCGGTCTCTGTCCAGTACACCCGTGCGAACTGGATCAATAACGAAGGCCAGATGAACGACGGCGCGAGCCTTGGTTGCTCGAAGAACTTCAACCAAACGATGGCAGGCAGACTCCCGCGACAAATCTATTTTTTCGAAGCGTAGCGGAAGGTCGGTAACAGGGGCGGCGAAGTCTACGCCGATCACATCGAAGTCATCGACCAGCAACCTGAGAAGTCGCGTTCCCAGGTTGCCGGAGATGCCGGTTACAAGGATGGCTGGTTTGGAGTTTCCTTTCACTTTTTCGTTGTTGGTGCAGGTTTTGGGGCGGTGGAGGGCATCGGCTTCGTGCCAGTTGCAGCACCCGCATTAGAGCTCTTTGCCGGCGCTGTTCCCGGGCTCGCGGCGGCTGGTGCTCTCGTCGCACCGGCAGGCGGCGGAGCACCTGCGCCTTGATCCGCGGCGGTTAGCGCGCGGAAATACGGCTGGTTCACATCCGCCTTGACGTGCGTGCTTATAGCATCCACCTGCTGTTTCATTCTTTCGTTCGTTAACTGTGTTTCAATCTCGCTTTTAGCCTGCTCGAAGGGAACTGGTTTTCTGTCGTCGACGCGGTAAATGTAAACGCCCGCGCCTTCCAGCATCGGCTGGCTAAGTTCGCCCGGCTTCATGTTGAATAACTGTTGCTGTTCTGGGGAGAGCGCTTCTTTTCGCCAATTGGGAATCGACGTCGGCGGAGGCGGTGTTTTGAATCCGGCTGCTTCGTAAACGTCCTTTTGCACCTGCTCGAACGATTCACCGGCTGCCACGCGTGCCCGCGCCTTTTCAGCCTGTGCTTTCAGATCATCATCAGTTGCCTGCTTAGTTTCGGCACCGCCATCCGCAGGGCGGCTTCTCGGGATGAATATGCGGCTCACCGACAACTCTTCAAACCGGCCCGGATTCTGCTTATAGAAGTTCTCGACCTCCGCAGCCGAGGGCTTCGCCTTTTCCTGCATGTGCAACTGCATCTCGCGAGCGAGAACCTGCAACTGCACAAACGCCATCAGGTCGCGGAAGCGTTGCGATTTCTCAAGTCCCAGTTTGCGGGCTTCGTCACCGAACACCAGCATCCGTGAATATTCCGCGGCGAGTTGCTGCTTGGCAGATCCCGGCATAACCGGCGAGAGTGTGTTGGCCAGTTTCTCAAATTCACCACGGGTGACAACGGTCTTGCAGTCCTCGGAATTCGGATCGGTTCCGGCCGGTTTGTCGGGGCAGACTCCGTGAATGGTTATTACCGCGGCGGTGAGCGGGACGTCTTCCGGTTTGGTGACGGGTGGTGCAGTTGGAGTCGCAGGAGTCGTTGCCTGTGGCGCCGGTTTCGAAGTTGCGGGAGGAGCAACTTGGGCCGAGACGATAACGGCCGAGATGAGTATCAGGAAGATTGCTGTGCGCATGGATTCTCCAATCCCCATTTGCTGGTATGTATGCAGGAAAATCAGCGTCAGAATCCTAGCATAACCGTGCTTGGCGGATGCGTTGTGGAACAGCGATAATGGCACTTCGTGACATCGACAGCCACAACCAGCGCCGATCAGATGCGGTCGGAGAAGCGGAACGTCGCCCAGAACTCGGTCTGGGCAGCGTTGGGCATTACGGGCCTGAAGGTCGTCGTCGGTATCACAACGGGTTCTCTCGGCATCTTGTCCGAGGCGCTTCATTCGGGTCTGGACCTCGTCGCCGCCGTCATCACCCTGTTCTCGGTCAGAGTTTCCGACAAGCCTGCCGACCTCGACCACCAGTACGGACACGGCAAGTTCGAGAACTTCTCCGCGTTTCTGGAAACTGGCCTTCTCCTGTTGACGTGCGCATGGATCATCTGGGAAGCAGGGAAGCGGCTGTTCTTTCATGAAGTCGAAATCGAGCCCAGTGTCGCTGCGTTCCTCGTGATGTTTTTCTCCATTGCCGTGGACCAGTGGAGGTCGCGAGCCCTGAAGAACGTCGCGGACAAGTACGACAGCCAGGCGCTCGCTGCGGACGCGCTGCACTTTCGGACCGATATATGGTCAAGTTCCGTCGTCATCCTGGGATTGGCGCTAGTCTCAGTCGGCCGTTACTGGGGGATCCCTTGGCTTCGCATTGCTGACCCGCTGGCCGCGCTGGTAGTCGCCGGAATCGTGATCTCTGTCAGTTGGCGACTCGCGCGTCAGACGATCGATGCGCTTCTCGACGCCGCACCATCGGGAGCGAGGAACCAGATTCTGGATGCGGTGGAAAAGGTGGACGGCGTCATTGAGGTTGAGCGCGCCCGTATTCGTCGGGCCGGAAATCGGTATTTCGCCGATCTGGCGATTGGTCTAAGCCGCAACGTCACATTTCAACGGTCTGAGCAGGTTACCCGCGAAGTGGCGGAGGCGGTGCGCCGTATCCTCCCCGACGCCGATGTCGTGGTACACCCGACCGCCCGTGCGGTATCCACCGAGAACGTATTCGACCGCATCCGTGGGGTAGCCGCGTCGAGTAACCTCAACGTGCACGATATCAGCATCCAGGACTTCAACGGCCGCCTTCACGTGGAACAGCATCTTGAGTTGGACGAAACCCTGAAGCTGAAAGACGCGCATGATCGCGTCACCGAATTGGAAGCGGATATTCGGGCCAAAGTGCCCGAGATCGATTCGATTCTGACCCACATCGAAAGCGAACCGGCGACGATAGAAACGGCCGAGCATCTCGAAGCCAACGCGGACCTCGAACGCCGGATGAAGGAAGCTGTTTCTGACTTTCCTGGAATCCTTGATATGCACGAAGTGGTCTTCAAACGTGTGGGCGAGAAGCGTTACGTCTCATGTCACTGCACTATGGACGACGAGTTGCCGATGTCCAGGGTGCACGACTTGATGACCGCATTGGAGATCCGCATCAAGAACATGGACCCGAATTTATTCCGAGTGCTGATTCACCCGGAGCCCAGCACGGACAATCTTCGGTAACATAATTTTCTTGCACCTTTCAGGTAGAATTGCCCTCCAATCACGCATGACTCCAAAAATCATCCTGTTCACGCAGCCCGGTTGACCCCCGTGTACATGGGCGAAGTCCTACCTCTCGGAGAGAGGGATTCCATTCGAAGATCGTGACGTTAGCAGTGACCCGCAAGCTGTCGAGGATTTAATCTACAAGTATCAGAGCCGTTCGACGCCCACATTAGTCATCGGCGAAGAGGTAATGATCGGATTTGACCCTGAAAGACTCGACCAGCTTATCGCCGAGACATAATCATCCCGTCCGCGGATACCTGTTCATCGCGGCCGCCACTATTTGCTGGGCGATTTCCGCCACTCTTGGCCGTGCGGCATTCACAGGCAAGCTGTTTGGTTCAGGTCAGGCGCTTGCTCCCATCGACCCATTGATCCTGGCGCAAAGCAGGACGACCATTTCCTTCCTGGTGCTGGCCCCAATTCTGCTGGCATTTCGTGGCCGTTCCGCATTGGCCATGCCGAGAAAAGACTTCTTACGAGTGATGTTGGTGGGAGTGGTCGGTGTGGCTGCTTCCAACTACTTCTACTATCTCGCGATCCAGCGGACGAATGTTGCGACAGCGATCATTCTGCAATACACAGCGCCTGTGTGGGTGTTGCTGTACATGGTGGCTCGTGGCCTGCAACGCGCGAGTTTACAGAAGATCGTTTCCATAGGCGTGGCACTTCTGGGCACTGCGCTTGTGATAGACGTCTTTACCGGCGATGGCTTAAGGACAGACAGGCTGGGTGTTACAGCGGCTATGCTGGCATCGCTTTCTTTTGCGTTCTACAACGTCTTCGGCGGCAACGTGGTGCAGAAACATGATCGCTGGAAGGTCGTGCTGTACGTCTTTCTCGGAGCCGCTGCATTCTGGGCCATTGTGAATCCTCCGTGGCGCATCATCGCGGCCCATTACTCATCGCAACAATGGGTGTTCCTGTTTGTGTTTGCCGTGATGTCGATTCTGCTTCCGTTCTCTTTTTACTTTGCAGGACTCCAGCATCTCGATCCTACGCGGGCAATCGTCACCAGCTGCCTCGAACCGGTGTTCTCCATCATCATCGCTGCGGTAACCTTGGGCGAAGTGTTAGGCCCGATGCAGATCATCGGAATGACGCTGGTGCTGGGGGCAACGCTGATCGTTCAGATGCCGGATCGAAAGGGAAGCGCGGTAATCGTTGAGCCGATGGAGTGAGCGGCTAGTTCCACATGATCTTCAGCTTGCGCAGGGCCACCTTCGCAACCTGGTAATCGGGATTTTCCGCAAGCGCCTTCTCGTAGCACTCTGCCGCCTTGTCCCAACGGTGCATGCGCTCGTAGATCCGCCCCATGTTGAACCACGGATAACAATAGGAATCGTAGCGGGGGGCACGCGTGGCTTTCTCCAGCCAGTCAAGTGATTCAGCGAGTTTGCCCTGCTCGATGAGGTAGGCGCCGATGTCGTTGTAGGGATTACCGAAGTCGGGATCGACGCGGATTGCTTGCTTGCATTCGGAGATCGCGGTGTCGTAATCGCCCAGGAACGAATAGCTCCAGCCACGGAAGGTATACGCCTCGGCCGTTGGGTAAGCTTCAATCGACCGGGTATACAGCTCAATGGCGCGCTCGTACTCGCCCTTCATCTGGAGGGCATAGCCCTGCCGGAAGAACTGGACCGCAGCATCGCGTTGATCGGACCCTTGCATATGATGGATTTAGCAGAATCTTATCCAGACGAAATGTGAAGCGCAACCTCCGAAATGACATGCTCCGCCCCCTGTGTCATGCTGGTAAGAACGTGAGGATCAAACGCGCGTTTCTCGCCGCTTTTTTGTTGGTTGGCATGGCCTTGGGCCAGCAGCCACAGCCGTCAGAGCCCCAGCAACAACCTGCCGAACAAACTGAACACCGCATTAGTCCCGAAGAGGCCGACAAGCTCTTCAAGGCTGTCGATGAAATCCTGAAATTTGCCAGCGAACGTACTGGCCTACCGATCAAGCATCCGGTCAAAAGAAAGCTCACGAGCCGGGCTGAAGTAGAACAATTCTTTCTGAAGGCCTTCAAAGAAGACGAGTCTGCCCAGCGCCTGCAACAGGCGGAACTCGTGCTCAAGAAGTTCGGTCTAATCCCGCGCGACTCATCGCTCGGTGGTACCCTCCTGGCTCTCTACACGGAGTCGGTGGCGGGTTACTACGATCCGAAGACAAAAACTGTTTACCTGCTCGATTGGCTCGATGTGGAATCGCAAAAGCCGGTGCTCGCCCATGAATTGACTCACGCGCTTCAGGATCAGAACTTCGATCTCCAGAAGTACTTCAAGCAGGCTAAGCCGAAAAACGGCGAGTACGACGTCACTACCAGCGAGTCCCTATCAGCCCGTGTAGCGGTGATGGAAGGTCAGGCGGCAGCGACGATGATTGACTACCTCCTTGAGCCTCGTGGCCTTACGCTCGCGTCCAGTCCGGATATCGCCAGGGCGGTTCAGTCGGGCATGCTGTCGGAATCCGAGGCGCCCATCTTTGGTCACGCTCCGCTGTACCTGCGGGAAGATTTGAAGTTCCCGTACACCTATGGCCTGAACTTTGTTCTTTCGTTGATGAAGAAGTCCACCTCCGAGGCATTCACAACGCCCTTCAAAAATCCACCTGCCACCACTCGGCAGATTATGGAGCCGGAGACCTACGAAGAAGGCGAGGCAGTGCCGCCATTGCCCGTGCCGGATCTCGACAAAGTTCTCGGAAAGGAATGGCAGCGCTTTGACGTGGATTGTGTTGGCCAGTTCGATGTTTTGGTGCTTGCCCAGGAATATGGCCGCACTGCGGAACAGGCTCGAAGGCTCGCTACCTCATGGCGCAACAGTTATTACTACGCTGCCGGCAAACGTGGTGTTAAGCCGTCAAAGACAGAAGACATCGGGCTACTGTACGTCTCGAAATGGAGTTCGGCGGAGGCGGCAAATCACTTCGCGGATGTTTATGCCGGAGCGGTGGGCATCCGGTACAAAAACATCGCGCCGGTCGAAAACGAGCCAGGACACTGGAAGTCGGAAGAGGGCGACATCTTCATCGAGCGGCAGGGAGACTACGTCTTGATCACGGAGAGCTTCCCTCCGGAGATTTCGAAGAAAGTTCGCTCGGCTGCGTTGGAACGTTTGCAGCTTCCCAAGCAGTAGCCCTCAGTGTCGCTTTTGTATAATCGCGGGTTCCCCTTCAAAGAACTTTTCAGGAGAAGGTTTTGTCCCAAGCAGAAATAGGAATTATCGGTGGCAGCGGTTTATATAGCATGCCGGGCTTTTCAGACGTACGTGAGGTAAAGCTCGAAACTCCCTTTGGCGATCCGTCAGACGCTTACATCCTCGGTACTCTAGAGGGCCGCAAAGTTGCCTTCCTCGCGCGGCATGGACGTGGACATCGCCTGATGCCGACCGAGTTGAACTTCCGGGCCAACATCATGGGTATGAAGATGCTCGGGGTGGAGCGCATCGTTTCTCTTTCTGCTGTCGGATCATTGAAGCAGGAGCACAAGCCTACCGATTTCGTGATTCCCGATCAGTTCATCGACCGTACTTTCGCCCGTGTTTCCACGTTTTTCGGCGATGGCATTGTCGCGCACGTGGGATTCGGAGATCCGGTCTGCCATGAGGTGCAACAGGTCATCAATCATGCATGCCGCGAGGCCAGCGTCGTCTCGAAGATGAACGGCACGTACGTGTGCATGGAAGGTCCGCAGTTTTCAACCAAAGCCGAGTCAAACCTGTATCGCAGTTGGGGAGCCGACGTAATCGGCATGACCAACCTTCAGGAGGCGAAACTGGCGCGCGAGGCGGAGATTTGCTACTCAACACTCGCGATGGTTACCGACTATGACTGCTGGCATCCGGAGCACGACTCCGTCACGGTGGAACAGATCGTCGCCGTGCTGCACAAGAATGCAGAGAATGCCTGTAACGTGGTTCGCCATGCAGTGAGGGGAATGCCCGCCACAAAATCGTGCAAATGCGATCAGGCACTGGCGACGGCGATTCTCACGGATCGCAGCAAAGTGCCGGCAGCTACGCTGAAAAAGCTCAACCCGATTCTCGGCAAATACTTCGGACAAAAGGCGGGCGCATAGATGTCGATTCTGGTTGTCGGTTCAGTTGCATACGATTCCATCAAGACTCCGTTCGGCTCCGTCGAGCGCGAACTGGGCGGTTCCGCCACACACTTCAGCCTCGCCGCCAGCTTCTTCACGGATGTCCGTGTTGTCGGCGTGGTTGGTGACGATTTCGGTCCTGATCAGGAAGCTGTATTCCAAAAGCGCAAAATCGATACCCGCGGCATTGAGCGGGCGGACGGGAAGACTTTTTATTGGTCAGGCGAGTATGGCGAGAACCCCAACGAAGCCAAGACGATTTTCACGCACTTGAACGTTTTCGAGAAATTCCAGCCGAAGATTCCCACCGAGTATCTGAAAACCGATTTCCTGTTCCTGGGAAATATCCATCCGTCATTGCAGTCGGATGTGCGTCGCCAGATGAACGGGTCGAAACTCGTCGGCGGCGACACCATGAACCTGTGGATCGACATCACCCGGCCCGAGTTGACCGAAACGCTGAAGGGCATCGACATCCTTCTCATCAACGACGGCGAAGCGAAGATGCTTGCCAAAGACGGCAGCGTTCCTCGCGCAGCGCAAAAGGTACTGGCGATGGGGCCGAAGGCTCTCGTCATCAAGCACGGTGAGTACGGAGCGACTGTGTTCTTCCGCGAAGGCGCATTCGGCATCGGACGACACCCGTTCCGTGCGCCAACCCTGCCACTGGAGCAGGTGAAGGACCCCACAGGCGCTGGCGATTCGTTCGCCGGAGGCTTTATGGGATACATTGCGTCGCAGGGAGAGATCAACCGTGAGACGCTGAAACGCGCCATGTTCTACGGCGGCGTGATGGGCTCCTTCGCCGTGGAAGACTTCGGTACCCGCCGTCTGCAGCGCGTAACGAGAGATGAAATCGAAGAACGCTTCCAGATTTTCCGTGAGTTAACACACCTTGAGTAGTTCCGAAGATACGGCATCACGTGTACGGGAACTGCCGCTCACTATCGAAGCGGAAGCCCCCCGTGCACGTGAACGCCGCTGGCCGGACTACCTCCTCCTGACGTTCATCGCGATTGTTTGCAGCCTCACCGCCTTCCTCTACTACTGGCACACGGGCGAACTGTTGCTGTATGGGGATGCCGTAGCGCACCTGAATATCGGACGTCGAGTTCTGGACTCGCGCCTGCCGGGATTGTTTCAGTTTGGTACTGTATGGCTGCCCTTGCCGCACCTGCTGATGCAGCCATTCATCTGGTCAACCTGGATGTGGAAGACCGGTTTAGCTGGATCGATTCCGTCCATGTTTGCGTTTGTCGCCGGAGTTGTTGGCATCTTCCGCCTTGTTCGACATGGCATGGCGTCCATTCCAAATAACGAACATGCATCACGCGTGTCTGCCTGGTTTGCCGCCATGGTCTGCGCGCTTAACCCCAACCTCCTTTATCTGCAAGCGACGGCGATGACCGAGTCCATCTACTTGGCGGCATTCGTATGGGCGACGGTGTTTCTGTCGGAGTTTCGCTTGCACTTGCTTCAGGGGAACGATCCCCAGGCCCAAAGAAGTCTGGTAGGGACCGGCTTCTTTCTTTTGCTGGGAATCATGACGCGCTACGACGGATGGTTTACGGCTGTCGTCTACGCCATCGTTGCGTTACTTCTCCTGATCTCAGCCAGTCGTCAAAGCGGACTTGAGCCGCTTCATTTCATTCACGAACGTTCCTGGCGCCGGGCGTTGATCGCGTTCATCATCCTTCTGGCGATATTTCCCATAGGTTGGTTCTGGTTCAACAAAAAGGAATTCAAGGACCCGCTGGCATTCGTGCGGGGGCCTTACTCGGCTCGAGGGATTGAGGCGAGAACACGGCAGGCCGGACAGCCGCACCATCCGGGATGGAATGCGCCCTCAGTCGGTGCCACTTACTTTGTGAAGTCGGCCAAACTCAACATGGCGACCACCGAACGATCAGAAAGGATCTGGATTTATGCCGCCGTGCTCGGATCGGTTTTCGTGCTGGGTTTCATTCGTCCTCTGAGTGCCTGGCTTCTCCTCTGGATTCCCGTGCCGTTTTACGCCATCTCCATCGCTTGGGGTGGAGTACCCATCTTCATGCCAGTTTGGTGGCCGTTCTCCTATTACAACGTGCGCTATGGCACCCAACTGCTTCCGGCTTTTGCCGCATTCGGCGCGGTTCTGCTGTTCCTCTTCCTGCGCCGATTCCGGTCCAGAAAAATCAAGCTGGCGTTCATTGTGGCGGGGTTCCTATTTGTCCTGACCAGTTATGTGAACGTTTGGCGCGCAGTCCCGATCTGCCTTCAGGAGGCACGTGTTAATTCGCGGGATCGTATCGTGCTGGAAAAACA
This genomic interval carries:
- a CDS encoding PfkB family carbohydrate kinase; translation: MSILVVGSVAYDSIKTPFGSVERELGGSATHFSLAASFFTDVRVVGVVGDDFGPDQEAVFQKRKIDTRGIERADGKTFYWSGEYGENPNEAKTIFTHLNVFEKFQPKIPTEYLKTDFLFLGNIHPSLQSDVRRQMNGSKLVGGDTMNLWIDITRPELTETLKGIDILLINDGEAKMLAKDGSVPRAAQKVLAMGPKALVIKHGEYGATVFFREGAFGIGRHPFRAPTLPLEQVKDPTGAGDSFAGGFMGYIASQGEINRETLKRAMFYGGVMGSFAVEDFGTRRLQRVTRDEIEERFQIFRELTHLE